A portion of the Drosophila subpulchrella strain 33 F10 #4 breed RU33 unplaced genomic scaffold, RU_Dsub_v1.1 Primary Assembly Seq420, whole genome shotgun sequence genome contains these proteins:
- the LOC119562323 gene encoding cyclin-K-like, with the protein MPCWYYDKKELREAPSILDGISFDTERRYRKEGARFIMECGTKMGLGHNTMATGVVYYHRFYMFHSFRSFPRYVTACCCLFFAGKVEETPKKCRDIIKTARGILNDNYFYSFGDDPKEEVMTLERILLQTIKFDLQVEHPYTFLLKYAKCFKGDQQKLQKMVQMAWNFVNDSLSTVVCLQWEPEIIAVALIHLASKLSKFTVQDWEGRQPQHQRWWDMFVSDVTMEILEDICHQVLDLYQSTQKEAHHPTSPPQNPPSRADSPTPAKPTNSTIITTSVVQQQPPPQPLCGNGSLLEVNNIQCIKTLTSGAPVMASGDAQSLPQGPLPSGHSQGYHLYHAPPPPPPPVVPMAPYSCPAWGVQQALPPPPMPPSLPPGSSSYYNAGGRQPHQRYQ; encoded by the coding sequence ATGCCGTGCTGGTACTACGATAAGAAGGAGCTTCGGGAGGCTCCCTCGATTCTGGATGGAATAAGCTTTGATACGGAGCGGCGATACCGGAAGGAGGGGGCTCGCTTTATCATGGAATGTGGCACCAAGATGGGCTTGGGCCACAACACAATGGCAACTGGCGTGGTTTACTACCACCGCTTCTACATGTTTCATTCTTTCCGTAGCTTCCCCCGCTACGTCACTGCTTGTTGCTGCCTGTTCTTTGCTGGCAAGGTGGAGGAGACGCCCAAGAAGTGTCGCGATATTATCAAAACAGCTCGTGGTATTCTTAACGACAACTACTTCTACTCGTTTGGCGATGACCCCAAGGAGGAGGTGATGACGTTGGAGCGCATTCTGCTGCAGACCATTAAGTTCGATCTGCAGGTCGAACATCCGTACACTTTCCTTCTAAAATACGCTAAGTGCTTTAAGGGCGACCAGCAGAAGCTTCAAAAAATGGTTCAAATGGCGTGGAACTTCGTCAACGACTCTCTTAGCACAGTGGTCTGTCTTCAGTGGGAACCGGAAATCATCGCTGTTGCCCTAATCCACTTGGCCAGCAAGTTGAGCAAGTTCACTGTGCAGGACTGGGAGGGCCGCCAGCCGCAGCACCAGCGATGGTGGGACATGTTTGTGTCGGACGTTACGATGGAGATCCTCGAGGACATATGTCACCAGGTCCTGGATCTATACCAGTCCACCCAAAAAGAAGCGCACCACCCGACCAGTCCGCCACAAAATCCGCCCAGCCGAGCAGACAGCCCAACACCGGCCAAGCCCACAAATTCGACAATCATTACGACATCAGTCGTTCAACAACAGCCGCCGCCTCAGCCATTATGTGGCAACGGTAGTTTGCTAGAAGTTAACAATATCCAGTGCATTAAGACGCTGACGAGTGGAGCGCCCGTCATGGCTTCCGGCGACGCTCAGTCGCTTCCACAGGGCCCGCTGCCTTCTGGCCATTCCCAAGGCTACCACCTCTatcatgctcctccaccgcCGCCCCCACCTGTCGTGCCCATGGCTCCCTACTCCTGCCCCGCGTGGGGCGTGCAGCAGGCACTACCCCCACCACCAATGCCGCCCAGCCTACCGCCTGGGTCTAGTAGTTACTACAACGCTGGTGGACGGCAACCACATCAGCGGTACCAATAA